The following coding sequences are from one Saprospiraceae bacterium window:
- a CDS encoding cbb3-type cytochrome c oxidase subunit 3 translates to MKFNYYLEKIAGVEVYPLISLLLFVIFFVGVTILAFSSSKETIEHLENLPLDKHDQI, encoded by the coding sequence ATGAAATTCAATTATTATTTAGAAAAAATTGCCGGAGTTGAAGTATATCCATTGATCTCATTATTGCTTTTTGTGATCTTTTTTGTGGGCGTCACGATCTTAGCTTTTTCCAGCAGCAAAGAAACCATAGAGCATCTTGAAAATCTTCCATTAGATAAACATGATCAAATCTGA
- a CDS encoding TIGR01777 family protein: MANILIAGANGLIGKELSSYLHTQGHTIHWLVRKPSAQISYPQFIWDPSNQKIDLNAFKSVDVLINLTGSPISSGRWTAKRKSDILQSRLNSIQVLSDALNLAQVRPRQIIQATAIGFYGDRPNAQVTEKDPAGINGFLCEVTKQWEDKARIFENQTQILTTVRTGLYLSSNGGVWPKLIMTLPFKFISYFGNGNQIYSWIHDSDYIRALAHLIDHKISGPVNLTAPHPVSHKDLVKAIQKIYPCLLIPGPPAIILRILMGEMSSLVLDSCDAHPKVLLDSGFQFKHAYIDSAVQTLLKKSDKA; this comes from the coding sequence ATGGCAAATATTTTAATTGCAGGAGCCAATGGACTTATTGGAAAAGAGTTGTCTTCTTATCTCCATACACAAGGCCATACAATTCACTGGTTGGTTAGAAAACCCTCTGCACAAATTTCTTATCCGCAATTTATTTGGGATCCTTCAAATCAAAAAATCGATTTAAATGCATTTAAATCCGTAGACGTTCTCATCAATTTGACCGGCAGTCCTATATCTTCAGGCCGATGGACGGCCAAACGAAAGTCAGATATCTTACAATCGCGATTAAACAGTATTCAGGTATTGAGTGATGCACTAAACCTTGCGCAAGTCAGACCCCGCCAAATCATTCAGGCAACTGCTATTGGCTTTTATGGAGATCGTCCAAATGCTCAAGTTACAGAAAAAGACCCAGCCGGAATAAATGGATTTCTTTGTGAGGTGACCAAACAATGGGAAGACAAGGCCCGGATTTTTGAAAATCAAACACAAATACTAACAACTGTTCGTACCGGTTTATATTTAAGTTCAAACGGCGGGGTTTGGCCCAAACTTATTATGACTCTGCCCTTTAAATTTATCAGTTATTTTGGAAACGGGAATCAAATCTACAGTTGGATACATGATTCGGACTATATCCGGGCCCTGGCCCATTTGATCGATCATAAAATCAGCGGCCCTGTCAATTTAACCGCACCCCATCCGGTATCGCACAAAGATCTTGTAAAAGCCATACAAAAAATTTATCCTTGTCTTTTAATCCCTGGTCCGCCAGCAATAATACTTCGTATTCTTATGGGTGAAATGAGCAGCTTAGTGCTTGATTCATGTGATGCGCATCCCAAAGTTCTTTTAGATTCCGGTTTTCAATTTAAGCATGCCTACATTGATTCTGCAGTGCAAACCCTCCTCAAAAAATCCGATAAGGCCTAA
- a CDS encoding FixH family protein, protein MSWAYRIVLAYAGFMGMIFYFLYVAAQQDNQMMDERYYEKEQQFINVVEGARNLDAMESRISIRIIEGEVWIEFPKNSIDAIEKGSIEFLCLSDKSKDIKLSLVPNENSILIIPGSSFINAQYQLRAEWINKDTPYAFREKFYYQST, encoded by the coding sequence ATGAGTTGGGCATATCGGATCGTGTTAGCTTATGCGGGCTTTATGGGTATGATTTTTTATTTTCTTTATGTAGCCGCCCAACAAGACAATCAGATGATGGATGAGCGCTATTATGAAAAAGAACAACAATTTATCAATGTGGTGGAAGGAGCAAGAAACCTTGATGCAATGGAGAGCCGGATTTCCATTCGCATCATTGAAGGAGAGGTTTGGATTGAATTTCCTAAAAACAGCATAGATGCTATCGAGAAGGGCAGTATAGAATTCCTTTGTTTATCAGATAAGTCAAAGGATATTAAATTGAGTTTGGTTCCAAATGAAAACAGCATTCTAATAATTCCTGGAAGTTCATTTATCAATGCACAATACCAACTCCGGGCAGAGTGGATCAACAAAGACACTCCATATGCGTTCAGAGAAAAGTTCTATTATCAAAGCACATGA
- a CDS encoding c-type cytochrome, with protein MKRYHKISKIITALLFFTLPIYLGAQSAKASPVDANPQTGFALDLDTALFVMAFTLAVVIVFLTGLVRSAFQFHFKNKMNSGKMKTLALLVLMGTAEQTLFAKASSTTTAGKFIEMMNPQSWILLVIIAVEIFILLYIVKWIKQFTGLNTYKSVEQKATPSWWDRINAFKPIEQESNIDTGHNYDGIRELDNVTPPWFIAGFVGTIIFAGIYMYRYHVAYSAPLMIEEFKIAMDEAAIEKLEFLKTQSNLVDENSVTLLPAGQFDEGKSIFKTACAVCHGELGQGTVGPNMTDDYWIHGGSVKQIFTVIKYGVIEKGMKPWKDDYSANQIAQLTSYIKSLRGTNPPGGKEPQGDLYKEEAVSAVKDSITVKDSTSTQ; from the coding sequence ATGAAACGCTATCATAAAATATCAAAAATTATTACAGCACTTTTGTTTTTCACATTACCTATTTATTTAGGAGCACAGAGTGCTAAAGCATCTCCTGTTGATGCAAATCCTCAAACCGGATTTGCATTGGATCTCGACACTGCATTGTTTGTTATGGCTTTTACACTAGCCGTGGTCATTGTCTTTTTAACTGGTCTGGTTCGTTCAGCTTTTCAATTTCATTTTAAGAATAAAATGAATTCTGGAAAAATGAAAACGCTGGCATTATTAGTTTTAATGGGCACAGCAGAGCAGACTTTGTTTGCAAAAGCTTCGAGTACAACCACAGCAGGAAAATTTATCGAAATGATGAATCCACAATCCTGGATTTTATTGGTCATTATAGCCGTTGAAATATTCATCCTATTGTACATCGTAAAATGGATCAAACAATTTACGGGCCTGAATACTTATAAAAGTGTTGAACAAAAAGCTACTCCAAGTTGGTGGGATCGCATCAATGCATTCAAACCCATTGAGCAGGAATCTAATATCGATACGGGTCACAATTACGACGGTATTCGAGAATTAGACAATGTAACCCCACCCTGGTTTATTGCCGGATTTGTAGGAACCATTATTTTTGCCGGAATTTATATGTACCGCTATCATGTGGCTTACAGTGCCCCTTTGATGATCGAAGAATTTAAGATTGCAATGGATGAAGCAGCAATAGAAAAACTTGAATTTTTAAAAACACAATCCAATTTGGTGGATGAAAATTCAGTGACCCTTTTACCTGCAGGTCAATTTGATGAAGGGAAAAGCATTTTCAAAACGGCATGCGCTGTTTGTCATGGTGAGTTGGGACAAGGTACCGTAGGGCCGAATATGACAGATGACTATTGGATACATGGAGGAAGTGTAAAACAAATATTTACAGTCATCAAATACGGGGTCATTGAGAAAGGGATGAAACCATGGAAGGATGATTATTCCGCCAATCAGATAGCACAATTAACCAGTTATATCAAATCATTGCGAGGAACCAATCCACCGGGAGGTAAAGAACCTCAGGGTGATCTTTATAAAGAGGAAGCAGTATCGGCTGTGAAAGATTCTATAACGGTAAAAGATAGCACGAGCACACAATAA
- a CDS encoding sulfite exporter TauE/SafE family protein, with translation MSFELIVLTGLATGLFGSLHCVGMCGPIALSLSNTGQNIATSLLYNFGRAISYSFMGLFFGFIGNHFALAGLQQLLSILAGSLILIIFLFHYFIDGKPWWISRWYKTVQNALSELISKPKTSWFPFELGILNAWLPCGLVYLALMTAMASGSPWSGAGLMFFFGLGTIPLMFVLMLFGQKLHLKYRMHIQKMIPVFIIAVALLLILRGLNLGIPYLSPKAGFGESCH, from the coding sequence ATGAGTTTTGAACTTATTGTTTTAACCGGTTTGGCCACTGGTTTGTTCGGCAGCCTGCATTGCGTGGGCATGTGCGGACCTATCGCATTGAGCTTGAGTAACACAGGTCAAAACATCGCGACATCTTTGTTGTATAATTTTGGCAGAGCCATTTCTTATTCCTTCATGGGTTTGTTTTTTGGATTTATCGGAAACCATTTTGCACTAGCCGGTTTACAGCAATTATTGTCCATATTGGCAGGGAGTCTGATACTGATTATTTTTTTGTTTCATTATTTTATTGACGGAAAACCTTGGTGGATCAGTCGTTGGTATAAAACTGTTCAAAATGCGCTGTCGGAATTAATCAGCAAACCCAAAACTTCCTGGTTTCCTTTTGAACTTGGTATTCTAAATGCATGGTTGCCATGTGGGCTTGTTTATCTTGCATTGATGACAGCTATGGCCAGCGGTAGTCCCTGGTCGGGAGCTGGACTGATGTTTTTTTTTGGTTTGGGCACCATACCACTCATGTTTGTGCTGATGTTGTTCGGCCAAAAACTTCATCTTAAATACCGCATGCACATTCAAAAAATGATTCCCGTTTTTATCATCGCTGTGGCTTTGCTTTTGATATTGCGGGGATTGAATTTGGGAATTCCGTATTTAAGTCCAAAGGCCGGGTTTGGAGAAAGTTGTCATTGA
- a CDS encoding carbon-nitrogen hydrolase family protein, with translation MMRVCAAQIHSIPGDINANLQKHVKAIELGAFHGCDLIFFPELSLTGYEPTLSKALAFDVESPKLDLFQNLSDTHKMTLLMGAPTKQNQDIFISMFIFQAGKPRLCYSKQFLHADELPYFNAGQESVFLQTNDQIIAPAIYYESLLPHHAETAFNAGAHIYLASVAKSEKGIRKAYEHYPGIAQKYRLTVLMSNVVGPCEDFMAGGSSAVWNHHGILIDHLGPEEVGLLIYNTLTEEIRKVYL, from the coding sequence ATGATGCGAGTATGCGCAGCACAAATACATTCAATACCAGGAGATATAAATGCCAATCTTCAAAAACATGTAAAAGCAATTGAGCTAGGCGCATTTCACGGCTGTGATTTGATTTTTTTTCCTGAACTATCACTTACGGGATATGAGCCGACCTTGTCAAAGGCCCTTGCTTTTGATGTTGAATCTCCAAAATTGGATCTGTTTCAAAACTTATCCGATACACATAAAATGACACTTCTTATGGGTGCTCCAACAAAGCAAAACCAGGATATTTTCATTTCAATGTTTATTTTCCAAGCCGGTAAACCCAGACTTTGTTATTCAAAACAATTTCTCCATGCAGACGAACTGCCTTACTTTAATGCCGGACAGGAGAGCGTATTTTTACAAACAAATGATCAAATCATCGCACCCGCCATTTATTATGAATCCTTATTACCACACCATGCAGAAACAGCATTCAATGCTGGTGCCCATATCTATCTGGCCAGTGTAGCCAAATCGGAAAAAGGAATCCGAAAAGCGTATGAACATTATCCAGGCATTGCTCAAAAATATAGATTGACTGTGCTGATGTCCAATGTTGTTGGCCCTTGTGAAGACTTCATGGCTGGTGGAAGTTCGGCCGTTTGGAATCACCATGGAATATTAATAGATCATTTGGGTCCAGAAGAAGTAGGCTTACTCATTTATAATACACTAACAGAAGAGATCAGGAAAGTATATTTGTAA
- a CDS encoding GNAT family N-acetyltransferase: MHFPQVEIRAPFRSDVLDLCMLGKTSFIESHGHSASYEDINSYTTKVYSESNINAELDDLSNIYHLLFSDGILVGYSKIRLNTPCDWVQQKTIAKLDRIYLLKEYYGQKIGFNLYEYNLRIARMHQQEGIWLYCWIENHRAISFYKRMGFEIVGNADFKISETHSNPNHIMYLKLI, translated from the coding sequence ATGCATTTTCCACAAGTCGAGATAAGAGCTCCATTCAGATCAGACGTATTGGATTTGTGCATGCTTGGCAAAACCAGCTTCATTGAATCACACGGCCATAGTGCATCCTATGAGGATATTAATAGCTATACGACAAAAGTTTATTCAGAATCAAATATAAATGCAGAACTGGATGACCTTTCTAATATTTACCATCTTTTGTTTAGCGATGGCATCCTAGTCGGATATTCAAAAATCAGATTAAATACTCCATGTGATTGGGTTCAACAAAAAACAATAGCAAAACTCGATCGGATTTATTTGCTGAAAGAATACTATGGACAAAAAATAGGTTTTAATCTTTATGAATATAATCTCCGAATAGCCCGAATGCATCAGCAGGAAGGCATTTGGCTGTATTGTTGGATTGAAAATCACAGAGCAATTTCGTTTTATAAGCGAATGGGTTTTGAAATTGTGGGAAATGCCGATTTTAAAATATCTGAAACGCACTCCAATCCAAACCATATCATGTATCTAAAATTAATATAA
- the ccoG gene encoding cytochrome c oxidase accessory protein CcoG → MNPEDLQHAESFRDRVSSVTEAGRRKWVYSLKPSGKYYRWRNYSTILYLLVFFGLPFIKVNGEPFILINVVKGKFIIFGNIFWPQDFFVFAVGMIALIIFIALFTVIYGRLFCGWACPQTIFMEMVFRKIEWWIEGSPNAQRARDEKAWDLDKYIRKSIKHVIFLLISSIIAHTFLSYIVGVDEVFKIIKEPIGQHMSLFSGLLVFTLLFYGVFAFVRDIICTTVCPYGRLQSVMFDKDTMQIAYDYSRGEPRGKIVKNLLRTDGDCIDCKKCVHVCPTGIDIRDGVQMECVGCTACIDACDEVMEKIGFRKGLIRYASENEISGVSKFHFNNRMKAYSALLLVLIVVMTFLVLSGKSIDTHVQRAQGQLYQELDAQHLSNLYVAKILNKTNADQQVEFRLENLKGEIRSIGNKNQTLKPESVNEWEFFIVLDKNSILSRKTEIELGVYKEQKRIQKIKTNFLGPFK, encoded by the coding sequence ATGAACCCAGAAGATTTGCAACATGCAGAGAGTTTTCGCGACCGTGTAAGTTCAGTAACAGAAGCCGGGAGGAGAAAGTGGGTCTATTCATTAAAACCTTCCGGGAAATATTATCGTTGGCGAAATTATTCAACGATCCTTTACCTGTTGGTATTTTTCGGATTGCCTTTTATAAAAGTCAATGGCGAACCCTTCATACTCATCAATGTAGTTAAAGGTAAATTTATCATATTTGGCAATATCTTTTGGCCACAGGACTTTTTTGTTTTTGCGGTTGGCATGATCGCATTAATCATCTTCATTGCCTTGTTTACGGTGATCTACGGAAGACTCTTTTGCGGATGGGCATGCCCTCAGACCATTTTTATGGAAATGGTTTTCCGAAAAATTGAATGGTGGATTGAAGGTTCTCCGAATGCGCAAAGAGCCAGAGATGAAAAGGCCTGGGATCTGGATAAGTATATCCGAAAAAGTATTAAACATGTTATTTTTTTACTGATCTCTTCCATAATTGCACATACATTTCTATCATATATAGTAGGAGTTGACGAGGTTTTTAAAATTATCAAAGAACCCATTGGTCAACACATGAGTTTGTTCAGCGGTCTCTTAGTATTTACTTTACTTTTTTATGGAGTATTTGCATTTGTGAGAGATATCATTTGTACGACGGTGTGTCCTTACGGTCGTTTGCAAAGTGTGATGTTTGACAAAGATACCATGCAGATCGCTTACGACTATTCAAGAGGCGAGCCTAGAGGAAAGATCGTAAAAAATTTGCTACGAACGGATGGCGATTGTATTGATTGTAAAAAGTGCGTGCATGTTTGTCCTACGGGCATTGATATCCGCGATGGGGTTCAAATGGAATGCGTAGGCTGTACTGCTTGTATTGATGCTTGTGATGAGGTCATGGAAAAAATTGGATTTCGTAAAGGACTCATTCGTTATGCATCTGAAAATGAAATATCCGGTGTTTCCAAATTTCATTTTAACAATCGCATGAAGGCTTATTCTGCATTGCTGTTGGTTTTGATAGTTGTCATGACTTTTCTGGTTTTAAGTGGTAAGAGTATTGATACACATGTGCAAAGAGCCCAGGGACAATTATATCAGGAATTGGATGCACAGCATTTAAGCAATCTCTACGTGGCTAAAATTCTAAATAAAACAAATGCAGATCAGCAAGTAGAATTTCGTCTCGAAAATTTAAAGGGAGAGATCAGAAGCATTGGAAATAAAAACCAAACGCTTAAACCGGAATCCGTTAATGAATGGGAGTTTTTTATCGTCTTAGATAAAAACAGTATTTTGTCAAGGAAAACAGAAATAGAGTTAGGCGTGTATAAAGAACAGAAGCGGATTCAAAAAATTAAAACAAATTTCTTAGGACCATTTAAATAA
- a CDS encoding T9SS type A sorting domain-containing protein, whose amino-acid sequence MRSLLLLFTLSSITISGVMAQSPTWKLWASGLPSGVYPRMAIAPNHDIFYTLLGTGTNLGLIMKANTKDPNGSFVELPKIPRPSSIQNNIVALGFNRHSEPIAGIYWTDPLQPWLFRLDSKKLTWDTSTSQTIPSLGGHCIATAPNGNIYVGTRWAYIYKSTDDGKTFTAIDDSKIVKDEYPCYYPSFNGSVYNGAIFSISIDRYGRIYAGTETAGVIYSDNEGQSWHPADLMACQPNDKTQKDSNSQMKALSISGNVAALGFTKEQNLVWSGLDMWTLGWKNKIGFANFQTKSVSELKGLPDYLIQTGQQVSKIVTTDSGQMFFHSGNSNGSDPNQIGIYTSRDGIQWRLFNDGITGQNDGLSQGSLAVDGNKVYMATHDGKVWIYEDQLTHTRSEIIQQNSLSLYPNPVDEMLHINLNIHSTNTPKLYIINGVGQIVKNISVNDQVQLSIDIKDLVPGLYLVNYHGSFRFYKL is encoded by the coding sequence ATGAGATCTCTGTTACTTCTGTTCACTTTATCCTCCATAACCATAAGCGGTGTCATGGCCCAATCGCCTACCTGGAAACTTTGGGCCAGCGGTTTGCCTTCAGGCGTGTATCCAAGAATGGCGATTGCACCCAATCACGATATTTTTTACACCCTGCTCGGAACCGGCACAAATCTGGGATTAATCATGAAAGCAAATACAAAAGATCCAAACGGTAGCTTTGTTGAATTGCCCAAAATTCCCAGACCATCCAGCATCCAAAACAATATTGTGGCACTTGGCTTTAATCGACACAGCGAACCCATTGCCGGGATTTACTGGACAGACCCACTCCAACCCTGGTTGTTTCGGCTGGATTCAAAAAAATTGACCTGGGATACTTCTACATCACAAACAATTCCTAGCCTGGGCGGGCATTGCATAGCTACAGCTCCTAATGGTAATATCTACGTCGGTACCAGGTGGGCATATATTTATAAATCAACAGATGATGGAAAAACATTCACCGCTATAGACGATAGCAAAATTGTAAAAGATGAATATCCTTGTTATTATCCTAGTTTTAATGGTTCGGTTTATAATGGTGCTATCTTTTCAATTTCCATCGACCGCTACGGAAGAATTTATGCCGGAACTGAAACAGCTGGAGTTATTTATTCTGATAACGAAGGGCAATCATGGCATCCCGCAGATTTAATGGCGTGTCAACCAAATGACAAAACCCAAAAAGATAGCAATAGCCAAATGAAAGCGCTATCGATCAGCGGAAATGTAGCTGCACTTGGTTTTACCAAAGAACAAAACCTTGTCTGGTCCGGATTGGATATGTGGACTTTAGGCTGGAAAAACAAAATAGGCTTCGCAAATTTTCAGACTAAATCTGTTTCAGAACTTAAGGGGCTTCCTGATTATTTGATACAAACCGGACAACAAGTTTCAAAAATAGTCACCACGGATTCAGGTCAAATGTTTTTTCATAGTGGAAATTCAAATGGATCCGACCCAAATCAAATTGGCATTTATACTTCACGCGATGGCATACAATGGCGTTTATTCAATGATGGCATCACTGGGCAAAACGATGGTTTGTCACAAGGCTCTCTTGCCGTTGATGGAAACAAAGTATATATGGCCACACACGATGGAAAAGTTTGGATATACGAAGATCAACTTACCCATACTCGATCAGAAATTATTCAACAAAATTCACTTTCATTATATCCAAATCCGGTTGATGAAATGCTCCATATTAATTTAAATATACATTCAACAAACACTCCCAAACTATATATAATCAATGGAGTTGGCCAGATCGTTAAAAATATTTCGGTCAATGATCAAGTTCAATTAAGCATAGATATAAAAGACCTGGTCCCGGGATTATATCTTGTAAACTATCATGGTTCTTTTAGATTTTATAAATTATAA
- the ccoS gene encoding cbb3-type cytochrome oxidase assembly protein CcoS codes for MSVIILLIIVSICIAGGFLIAFLWGSGDGQFDDVYSPAQRILFDDEIESNQNTNE; via the coding sequence ATGAGTGTAATAATCTTATTAATTATTGTCAGTATCTGTATTGCCGGGGGGTTTCTCATTGCTTTTTTATGGGGTTCCGGCGATGGGCAGTTTGATGATGTATACTCACCAGCTCAACGCATCTTATTTGACGACGAAATTGAATCTAATCAAAATACAAACGAATAA
- the ccoN gene encoding cytochrome-c oxidase, cbb3-type subunit I, whose protein sequence is MQLEQFQYDNKIPRLFAIATLFWGAVGMLLGVIIAFQLVFPALNFDLSFLTYGRMRPVHTNAVIFAFVGNGIFTAIYYSLPRLLKTSMWSSKLSKIHFWGWQSIIVLAAVTLLSGFTTGKEYAELEWPIDILITLIWVVFGINMFGTILTRRERHLYVAIWFFIASWVTVAMLHIVNSFEMPVTLFKSYSWYAGVQDALVQWWYGHNAVAFFLTTPYLGLMYYFLPKAADRPVYSYRLSIVHFWSLIFLYIWAGPHHLLYTALPDWAQSLGTVFSIMLILPSWGGMLNGLFTLRGAWDKVREDPVLKFFVVAVTCYGMSTFEGPMLSLKNVNAISHYSDWTVAHVHIGALGWNGFLTFGMLYWLIPKFYNVKLYSKKLASTHFWIGTLGIILYAVPMYWSAFRSYFMMKTFTPEGQLQYQFMDVVQSVMPFYLLRALGGTIFLIGVLVMVYNLIKTAKQGKFVESETAQAAPLAKEYSAPKSHIWHSVIERKPILLLVLSLVVVGIGGLVELVPTFLVKSNVPTIASVKPYTPLELQGRDIYIREGCYNCHSQMIRPFRYEVTRYGEYSKSGEFVYDHPFQWGSKRTGPDLARVGGKYPDSWHFNHMLDPTSISPGSNMPRYPWLFENNLDISTTPSKIHAMRKMGVPYSSKLEATANDILKTQADQITASLKKDKIEISSDKEIIALISYLQRLGKDVRTSGVSNK, encoded by the coding sequence ATGCAACTTGAACAATTTCAATACGACAACAAAATCCCCAGGCTATTTGCAATTGCGACCCTTTTTTGGGGTGCTGTGGGCATGTTGCTTGGTGTCATCATTGCTTTTCAATTGGTATTCCCGGCATTAAATTTTGACCTGTCTTTTTTAACTTATGGACGTATGCGGCCCGTACATACGAATGCGGTCATTTTTGCATTTGTTGGGAACGGAATTTTTACTGCAATTTATTATTCATTGCCACGTCTGCTAAAAACGTCCATGTGGAGTTCGAAGTTGAGTAAAATTCATTTTTGGGGCTGGCAGTCCATTATCGTTTTGGCTGCAGTTACTTTATTATCGGGATTTACAACAGGCAAGGAATATGCAGAATTGGAATGGCCAATCGACATTTTGATAACCTTAATCTGGGTCGTTTTTGGGATCAATATGTTTGGAACCATTCTGACCAGGCGAGAAAGACATCTCTATGTAGCTATTTGGTTTTTTATTGCATCGTGGGTTACTGTAGCTATGCTGCATATTGTGAATTCATTTGAGATGCCGGTTACTTTATTTAAATCCTATTCTTGGTATGCAGGCGTACAAGATGCATTGGTACAATGGTGGTATGGTCACAATGCAGTTGCATTTTTTCTTACGACGCCTTATCTGGGTTTGATGTATTATTTTCTTCCAAAGGCTGCTGACAGACCTGTTTATTCATACCGTTTGAGTATCGTACACTTTTGGTCACTTATATTTTTGTACATCTGGGCAGGTCCGCACCACTTGCTTTATACAGCATTGCCCGATTGGGCACAATCTCTTGGAACCGTTTTTTCAATAATGCTCATTTTGCCTAGTTGGGGTGGAATGCTCAATGGATTATTTACATTGCGCGGTGCGTGGGATAAAGTGCGTGAGGATCCCGTTTTGAAATTCTTTGTAGTGGCAGTTACCTGTTACGGTATGTCCACTTTCGAAGGCCCTATGTTGTCTTTAAAAAATGTAAATGCAATTTCGCATTACAGCGATTGGACTGTGGCGCACGTGCATATAGGCGCTTTGGGTTGGAACGGATTTTTGACATTTGGGATGTTGTATTGGCTGATACCTAAATTTTATAATGTCAAACTTTACAGTAAAAAATTAGCATCTACGCATTTTTGGATTGGAACTCTCGGTATCATCCTCTATGCAGTACCCATGTACTGGTCTGCATTCCGTTCGTATTTTATGATGAAAACCTTTACGCCTGAAGGCCAGCTGCAATATCAGTTTATGGATGTTGTGCAAAGTGTAATGCCTTTTTATTTGCTAAGGGCTTTAGGTGGTACAATTTTTTTAATAGGGGTATTGGTTATGGTATATAATCTTATCAAAACAGCTAAACAAGGTAAGTTTGTAGAATCAGAAACAGCGCAGGCTGCTCCGCTTGCTAAGGAATATAGTGCACCTAAATCTCATATTTGGCACAGCGTGATTGAAAGAAAACCCATTTTATTATTGGTGTTGAGTTTAGTAGTTGTAGGAATCGGCGGACTCGTTGAATTGGTCCCCACTTTTTTAGTAAAATCAAACGTACCTACAATTGCAAGTGTAAAGCCATATACTCCGTTAGAACTTCAGGGCCGTGATATTTACATTCGGGAAGGTTGTTATAATTGTCATTCTCAAATGATCAGACCCTTCAGATATGAAGTAACGCGATATGGCGAATATTCAAAATCCGGGGAATTTGTATACGACCATCCTTTTCAGTGGGGAAGTAAACGCACCGGACCGGATCTCGCAAGAGTCGGTGGTAAATATCCAGATAGCTGGCATTTTAACCATATGCTCGATCCGACTTCTATTTCGCCAGGATCAAATATGCCGAGATATCCCTGGTTGTTTGAGAACAATCTCGACATCAGCACAACGCCTTCGAAAATTCACGCGATGCGAAAAATGGGTGTGCCATATTCTTCAAAACTCGAAGCAACGGCTAATGATATATTGAAAACGCAGGCCGATCAAATAACTGCGAGTTTGAAAAAAGATAAAATTGAAATCAGTTCTGATAAAGAAATCATCGCCTTGATTTCTTATTTGCAAAGGTTGGGTAAAGATGTGCGAACATCAGGTGTGAGCAATAAATAA
- a CDS encoding OsmC family protein → MEKQHHYSISTQWTGNRGTGTSDYRAYDRSHSIQSKNKAPLECSSDAAFRGDPSKYNPEDLLVASISSCHMLWYLHLCADAGIIVTNYEDQAEGIMVETPNGGGHFKEVILNPIVTVTESEMIPKAEALHKKAHKLCFISNSVNFEVRLKVSIFTLPPTPLL, encoded by the coding sequence ATGGAAAAACAACATCACTACTCCATCAGCACTCAATGGACTGGCAACAGAGGCACAGGTACCAGCGATTACAGAGCGTACGACAGAAGTCATAGCATCCAATCCAAAAATAAAGCTCCTCTTGAATGTTCTTCTGATGCAGCTTTTCGAGGAGATCCATCAAAATACAATCCGGAAGATCTTTTGGTTGCTTCGATATCATCTTGTCACATGTTATGGTATCTGCATTTATGTGCGGATGCAGGCATCATTGTAACGAATTACGAGGATCAGGCAGAAGGCATTATGGTTGAAACACCCAATGGTGGTGGCCATTTTAAGGAAGTGATTTTAAATCCGATCGTCACAGTAACAGAATCGGAAATGATACCCAAAGCTGAAGCTTTGCATAAAAAAGCACATAAGTTATGTTTTATTTCGAATTCGGTAAATTTTGAGGTGCGTTTAAAAGTGAGCATTTTCACCTTACCCCCAACGCCTCTCCTCTGA